One window from the genome of Streptomyces sp. WZ-12 encodes:
- the folB gene encoding dihydroneopterin aldolase: MDRVALRGLKARGHHGVFPREREEGQTFIVDLVLGLDTRPAAASDDLAKTVHYGIVAEEVVAVVEGEPVDLIETLAERIADQCLKHEGVQEVEVVVHKPDAPITVPFDDVTITITRSRV, from the coding sequence GTGGATCGTGTCGCGCTGCGTGGGCTGAAGGCCCGAGGACACCACGGGGTGTTCCCCCGGGAACGCGAGGAAGGCCAGACCTTCATCGTCGACCTGGTCCTCGGCCTGGACACCCGCCCGGCGGCGGCTTCCGACGATCTGGCGAAGACCGTCCACTACGGCATCGTCGCCGAGGAGGTGGTGGCCGTCGTCGAAGGCGAGCCCGTCGACCTCATCGAGACCCTGGCGGAGCGGATCGCCGACCAGTGCCTGAAGCACGAGGGGGTGCAGGAGGTGGAAGTGGTGGTCCACAAGCCGGACGCACCGATCACCGTCCCCTTCGATGACGTGACCATCACCATCACCCGGAGCCGAGTATGA
- a CDS encoding nuclear transport factor 2 family protein: MGPRTDIELVEQANTALYETIERGDHEALSELWLDGQVSVVHPGWPVLRGRGEVLRSYALIMANTEYIQFFLTDVEIDVIGDTALVTCTENILSGGPAEDDGSVGPLIGQLVVATNVFKRTEDGWRVWSHHGSPVLADREDDEGDDADEDEEDGPAGRA; encoded by the coding sequence TTGGGCCCGCGGACGGACATCGAGCTGGTCGAGCAGGCGAACACGGCGCTGTACGAGACCATCGAGCGCGGCGACCACGAGGCGCTGTCCGAGCTGTGGTTGGACGGTCAGGTGAGCGTGGTCCACCCGGGGTGGCCGGTGCTGCGCGGGCGGGGGGAGGTGCTCCGCTCGTACGCGTTGATCATGGCCAACACCGAGTACATCCAGTTCTTCCTCACCGACGTGGAGATCGACGTCATCGGCGACACGGCGCTGGTGACGTGCACGGAGAACATCCTCAGCGGGGGACCGGCCGAGGACGACGGCTCCGTGGGGCCGTTGATCGGCCAGTTGGTCGTGGCGACCAATGTCTTCAAGCGGACCGAGGACGGCTGGCGGGTCTGGTCGCACCACGGCTCGCCGGTCCTCGCGGACCGCGAGGACGACGAGGGCGACGACGCCGACGAGGACGAGGAGGACGGGCCGGCCGGCCGGGCGTGA
- the folK gene encoding 2-amino-4-hydroxy-6-hydroxymethyldihydropteridine diphosphokinase — MKTTQQPAPAPRTSYANPVNDPTVQPVPVSVVEQVDAADITLSNPKRAVISLGSNLGNRLETLQGAIDALEDTPGVRVKAVSPVYETEPWGVEPGSQPSYFNAVVLIKTTLPPESLLERGHAIEEAFERVRDERWGPRTIDVDILTYQNVVSDDPRLTLPHPRAHERAFVLVPWHDVDPEAEVPGRGEVASLLTEVGTEGVTLRTDLELRLPE, encoded by the coding sequence ATGAAAACCACCCAGCAGCCGGCCCCCGCCCCCCGCACCTCCTACGCCAACCCCGTCAACGACCCGACCGTCCAGCCGGTGCCCGTCTCCGTGGTGGAGCAGGTGGACGCGGCGGACATCACGCTCTCCAACCCCAAGCGCGCGGTGATCTCGCTGGGCAGCAATCTCGGCAACCGCCTGGAGACGCTCCAGGGCGCCATCGACGCGCTGGAGGACACCCCGGGCGTCCGCGTCAAGGCGGTCTCCCCGGTGTACGAGACCGAGCCGTGGGGCGTCGAACCGGGCTCCCAGCCCTCGTACTTCAACGCCGTGGTGCTGATCAAGACGACGCTGCCGCCGGAGTCCCTGCTGGAGCGCGGGCACGCCATCGAGGAGGCGTTCGAGCGGGTGCGGGACGAGCGCTGGGGCCCGCGCACCATCGACGTCGACATCCTCACCTACCAGAACGTGGTCTCCGACGACCCGCGGCTGACGCTGCCGCACCCGCGCGCCCATGAGCGGGCGTTCGTCCTGGTGCCGTGGCACGACGTGGACCCGGAGGCGGAGGTTCCGGGACGGGGTGAGGTGGCCTCCTTGTTGACCGAGGTCGGCACCGAGGGCGTGACTCTCCGGACGGACCTGGAACTGCGGCTGCCCGAGTAG
- the folP gene encoding dihydropteroate synthase, which yields MSTLRGRVAGLPDWDRCAVMGVVNVTPDSFSDGGEWFDPELAVKHGLDLVAQGADMVDVGGESTRPGAARVDEAEELRRVVPVVRELASAGVAVSVDTMRAAVAEQAVEAGARLVNDVSGGLADPAMVSVVAEYHVPFVVMHWRGQSIDMNNRAVYADVVGEVVDELRLSMERAVAGGVDPERIVIDPGLGFAKDAGHDLELVAHLSRLRALGRPLLVAASRKRFLGRVLAGGEGAAPPPARERDAATAAVSAIVAREGAWAVRVHEVRASADAVRVARAVESAARASGASAKTTGTT from the coding sequence ATGAGTACCTTGCGCGGCCGGGTGGCCGGACTGCCGGACTGGGACCGCTGCGCGGTGATGGGCGTCGTGAACGTGACGCCCGATTCGTTCTCCGACGGCGGCGAGTGGTTCGACCCCGAACTCGCCGTCAAACACGGTCTGGACCTGGTGGCCCAGGGCGCCGACATGGTGGACGTCGGCGGCGAGTCCACCCGCCCCGGCGCGGCCCGGGTCGACGAGGCCGAGGAGCTGCGCCGGGTCGTCCCGGTGGTCCGGGAGCTGGCCTCGGCGGGGGTCGCGGTGTCCGTCGACACCATGCGCGCCGCGGTGGCCGAGCAGGCCGTGGAGGCCGGGGCGCGGCTGGTCAACGACGTGAGCGGGGGCCTGGCCGACCCGGCGATGGTGTCGGTGGTCGCCGAGTACCACGTCCCGTTCGTGGTGATGCACTGGCGCGGCCAGTCCATCGACATGAACAACCGGGCGGTCTACGCGGACGTCGTCGGCGAGGTGGTCGACGAGCTGCGGCTGAGCATGGAGCGGGCGGTGGCCGGCGGGGTGGATCCGGAGCGGATCGTGATCGACCCGGGGCTGGGCTTCGCCAAGGACGCCGGGCACGATCTGGAGCTGGTCGCCCACCTGTCCCGGTTGCGGGCGCTTGGCCGGCCGCTGCTCGTGGCGGCTTCGAGGAAACGGTTCCTGGGCAGGGTGCTGGCAGGCGGCGAGGGCGCTGCCCCACCGCCGGCCCGGGAGCGGGACGCGGCGACGGCGGCGGTATCGGCGATCGTGGCGCGAGAGGGGGCCTGGGCGGTGCGGGTGCATGAGGTCAGGGCGAGCGCGGACGCGGTGCGGGTGGCCCGCGCCGTGGAGAGCGCGGCGCGGGCGAGCGGTGCGAGCGCGAAGACGACGGGGACGACGTGA